A genomic stretch from Juglans microcarpa x Juglans regia isolate MS1-56 chromosome 3S, Jm3101_v1.0, whole genome shotgun sequence includes:
- the LOC121257263 gene encoding probable alpha,alpha-trehalose-phosphate synthase [UDP-forming] 10, giving the protein MASRSCANFLDLAYGDLLDVPHTPRMLPRVMTTPGIISDLDGYGSNDGNSDVFCERKIVVANMLPLHAKRDTEINKWCFSLDEDSILLQLKDGFSPETEVLYVGSLKVEIDANEQEEVAQKLLEDFNCVPTFLPHDLQKKFYLGFCKQQLWPLFHYMLPMCPDHGDRFDRLLWQAYVSANKIFADKVMEIINPEDDSVWVHDYHLMVFPTFLRKRYNRVKLGFFLHSPFPSSEIYRTLPVRDEILRGLLNCDLIGFHTFDYARHFLSCCSRMLGLDYESKRGHIGLDYFGRTVYIKILPVGVHMGRLESVLNLPSTSAKIGEIQEQFKGKKVILGIDDMDIFKGISLKLLAVEQLLQQRPELQGKIVLVQIVNPARGLGKDVQEAKRETYLTAKRINEVYGSPNYEPVILIDRPVPRFEKSAYYVVAECCIVSAVRDGMNLVPYKYIVCRQGTPYMDEAMGIKSDSPRTSMLVVSEFIGCSPSLSGAIRVNPWDIDAVADALESAITLRDTEKQLRHEKHYRYVSSHDVAYWARSFMQDLDRACRDHYSKRCWGIGLGLGFRVVSLSPGFKKLSIDHIVSAYKRTNRRAIFLDYDGTVVPQTSIIITPSPEVISVLNVLCNDPKNTVFIVSGRGRCSLSEWFAPCEMLGIAAEHGYFLRSNRSSEWETSPVGADLDWKNIVEPVMRLYTEATDGSNIDIKESALVWHHQDADPDFGSCQAKELLDHLESVLSNEPAVVNRGQHIVEVKPQGVSKGLVAEKVLLRMVNVGAPPDFVMCIGDDRSDEDMFESILSTISSPSLPAAPEIFACTVGRKPSKAKYYLEDTADVVKLLQGLATASSPKPRHIAHIQVSFESVV; this is encoded by the exons ATGGCATCAAGATCATGTGCCAATTTCTTAGACTTGGCCTATGGAGACCTATTGGATGTTCCTCATACTCCCAGAATGCTTCCACGGGTCATGACTACTCCAGGAATCATCTCTGACTTGGATGGTTATGGCAGTAATGATGGGAATTCTGATGTTTTTTGTGAGAGGAAAATTGTAGTGGCAAATATGCTACCTTTGCATGCCAAAAGAGATACAGAAATTAATAAATGGTGCTTCAGTCTGGATGAGGATTCAATTCTATTACAGTTAAAGGATGGTTTCTCTCCTGAAACAGAGGTACTTTATGTGGGTTCTCTTAAGGTCGAAATAGATGCTAATGAACAAGAAGAGGTTGCACAAAAACTACTGGAGGACTTCAATTGTGTGCCTACTTTTCTACCCCATGACCTGCAGAAGAAGTTTTATCTTGGGTTCTGTAAACAGCAACTTTGGCCTCTTTTTCATTATATGTTACCTATGTGCCCAGACCATGGTGATCGTTTTGATCGCTTGCTTTGGCAGGCCTATGTTTCTGCAAACAAGATATTTGCAGACAAGGTTATGGAAATAATTAATCCTGAGGACGATTCTGTTTGGGTTCATGATTATCACTTAATGGTTTTCCCAACATTTTTGAGAAAGCGATATAATCGAGTCAAGCTTGGTTTCTTTCTTCACAGCCCCTTTCCATCATCCGAGATATACCGAACTTTGCCTGTTCGGGATGAAATTTTGAGGGGACTTCTAAATTGTGATTTAATTGGTTTCCATACATTTGATTATGCGCGTCACTTCCTCTCATGCTGCAGTCGAATGTTGGGTCTGGATTATGAATCAAAGCGAGGACACATTGGGCTTGATTACTTTGGCCGCACGgtttatattaaaattcttCCTGTAGGTGTTCATATGGGTCGACTTGAATCTGTACTGAATCTTCCCTCGACTTCTGCCaaaattggagaaattcaagaacAGTTTAAGGGGAAAAAGGTGATTCTTGGTATTGATGACATGGATATATTTAAAGGTATTAGTCTTAAACTTCTAGCTGTGGAACAGCTATTGCAGCAGCGTCCAGAGCTGCAGGGCAAGATTGTTCTGGTTCAAATAGTGAACCCTGCAAGGGGCTTGGGCAAAGATGTCCAGGAAGcaaagagagaaacctattTAACTGCCAAAAGGATTAATGAGGTTTATGGTTCACCTAATTATGAACCAGTGATTCTAATTGATCGTCCTGTTCCGCGTTTTGAAAAGTCTGCCTATTATGTGGTAGCAGAATGTTGTATAGTTAGTGCTGTGAGGGATGGCATGAACTTGGTGCCTTACAAGTATATTGTATGCAGACAGGGCACTCCATATATGGATGAAGCTATGGGTATAAAATCTGATTCTCCTCGAACAAGCATGCTTGTTGTGTCTGAGTTCATTGGCTGCTCGCCTTCTTTAAGTGGAGCAATCAGGGTTAACCCTTGGGACATTGATGCTGTGGCTGATGCCTTGGAATCAGCCATCACCTTGCGTGATACTGAGAAGCAGTTGCGACATGAGAAACACTATCGGTATGTCAGTTCTCATGATGTAGCTTATTGGGCTCGCAGCTTCATGCAGGACTTAGACAGAGCATGCCGGGATCATTACAGTAAACGATGCTGGGGGATTGGCTTGGGTCTGGGATTTAGagttgtttctctctctcctggATTTAAGAAGTTGTCCATTGACCACATTGTCTCGGCATATAAAAGAACTAACAGAAGAGCAATATTTCTGGACTATGATGGTACTGTCGTTCCACAAACTTCTATTATTATAACTCCCAGCCCTGAAGTCATATCTGTTCTGAATGTTCTGTGCAATGATCCCAAGAACACTGTATTTATTGTTAGCGGGAGAGGGCGGTGTTCTCTGAGTGAGTGGTTTGCTCCATGTGAGATGCTGGGAATAGCAGCCGAACATGGGTACTTCTTGAG GTCAAATCGATCCTCTGAGTGGGAAACAAGTCCAGTTGGTGCTGATCTTGAttggaaaaatattgtagaaccTGTGATGAGATTGTATACAGAGGCAACTGATGGCTCCAATATAGATATTAAAGAAAGTGCTTTGGTATGGCACCATCAGGATGCTGACCCTGACTTTGGATCTTGCCAAGCAAAGGAGTTGTTGGATCATCTGGAAAGTGTACTTTCTAATGAACCCGCAGTTGTTAACAGGGGCCAGCATATTGTTGAAGTTAAGCCACAG GGAGTCAGCAAGGGGTTGGTTGCCGAAAAGGTTCTTTTGAGAATGGTCAATGTTGGGGCTCCACCAGATTTTGTGATGTGCATTGGGGATGATAGATCCGATGAAGATATGTTCGAGAGCATATTAAGCACAATTTCTAGTCCATCCTTGCCTGCAGCCCCAGAGATCTTCGCTTGCACCGTTGGTCGAAAACCAAGCAAGGCGAAGTATTATCTTGAGGATACTGCTGATGTTGTGAAATTGCTTCAAGGGCTGGCTACTGCTTCAAGTCCGAAGCCTAGGCATATTGCCCATATCCAGGTTTCTTTTGAGAGTGTTGTTTGA